The DNA sequence CAGCCGAGCCACCTGTTCGGCAACACATTTTACGTTGGCACCGGTGGGCTTGCGGCGCTCCTGATCACCTCATCCGATGGTCACATCCTGATCGACGCCGGCCTGCCCAACTCGGCACCGTTGATCCTGAGCAACGTTCGCGAGCTCGGTTTCGACCCTGCCGAGATCCGGATCATCCTCAACTCGCATGCCCACTATGATCACGCTGGCGGCA is a window from the Gemmatimonadales bacterium genome containing:
- a CDS encoding MBL fold metallo-hydrolase, giving the protein MTLKACSLAALLLYPAALLGQDSSLVRPYSAVDCPSCEGWNAPRQPSHLFGNTFYVGTGGLAALLITSSDGHILIDAGLPNSAPLILSNVRELGFDPAEIRIILNSHAHYDHAGG